The following proteins are co-located in the Deinococcus radiotolerans genome:
- a CDS encoding NAD(P)/FAD-dependent oxidoreductase, which yields MKTLILGAGYSGLAVATKMKPAPGLEALMVEQNAYHTFETRLHEAAAHNTPVTLPLAPLLRGTGVNLEKAQVEHVNLDDKEVKLKDGRVLTYDTLVVGLGSVTNFYRIPGLAENASELKQLSDADEIFTFVNRAYTTEYQGNRDIVVGGAGLTGVELVTELAQRAQLLTKERGLPPFNIYLVEAGPKILPILDDALRAKAQRTLEEYGIHILVGHRITQATADTVTVQTASGEQKTLAAGKIIWTGGIQARDIVSGSKLEKGPGGRIAVDDKLRAKGYPEVFVIGDMGLALNQEGKPVPTTAQHAGQQGRLTGKNIMRLVRGEEPESYEPTTLGEFVSLGGLMAVGWMKLPWNQKLAITGGIAHVMKRASEWRWRISID from the coding sequence ATGAAGACCCTCATCCTTGGTGCTGGTTACTCCGGCCTGGCCGTCGCCACCAAAATGAAACCCGCTCCCGGCCTCGAAGCCCTGATGGTGGAGCAGAACGCGTACCACACCTTCGAAACCCGCCTCCACGAGGCGGCCGCCCACAACACCCCCGTCACGCTGCCCCTCGCGCCCCTGCTGCGCGGCACCGGCGTGAACCTTGAAAAGGCCCAGGTCGAGCACGTCAACCTGGACGACAAGGAAGTCAAGCTCAAGGACGGCCGCGTCCTCACGTACGACACCCTCGTCGTCGGCCTGGGCAGCGTCACGAACTTCTACCGCATCCCCGGCCTGGCCGAGAACGCCAGTGAACTCAAGCAGCTCAGCGACGCCGACGAGATCTTCACCTTCGTCAACCGCGCCTACACCACCGAGTACCAGGGCAACCGCGACATCGTCGTCGGCGGCGCGGGCCTCACCGGCGTGGAGCTCGTCACTGAACTCGCCCAGCGCGCCCAGCTCCTGACCAAGGAACGCGGCCTGCCACCCTTCAACATCTACCTCGTGGAAGCCGGCCCCAAGATCCTCCCGATCCTGGACGACGCCCTGCGCGCCAAGGCCCAGCGGACCCTCGAGGAGTACGGCATTCACATTCTCGTCGGGCACCGCATCACGCAGGCCACCGCCGACACCGTCACCGTGCAGACCGCCAGCGGCGAGCAGAAGACCCTCGCCGCCGGGAAGATCATCTGGACCGGCGGCATCCAGGCGCGCGACATCGTCAGCGGCAGCAAGCTGGAGAAGGGCCCCGGCGGCCGCATCGCCGTGGACGACAAACTGCGTGCCAAGGGTTACCCCGAGGTGTTCGTGATCGGCGACATGGGCCTCGCGCTGAACCAGGAAGGTAAGCCCGTGCCCACCACCGCGCAGCACGCCGGGCAGCAGGGCCGCCTGACCGGGAAGAACATCATGCGCCTCGTGCGCGGCGAAGAACCCGAGTCCTACGAGCCCACCACCCTGGGCGAGTTCGTCAGCCTGGGCGGCCTGATGGCCGTCGGCTGGATGAAACTCCCCTGGAACCAGAAGCTCGCCATCACCGGCGGCATCGCGCACGTCATGAAACGCGCGAGCGAATGGCGCTGGCGCATCAGCATCGACTGA